The genomic stretch AGCCGGGCGACCTCGACAGCCTGCGTCTCGTCGTCGCCGGCGCCGAGCGGGTGCGCGACGACACGCGGCGCGGCTGGGAAGACAAGGGTGTCATCATCCTCGAGGGCTACGGCGCGACGGAGTGCGCGCCCGTCATCGCCGTCAACATCCCCGCCGACAACAGGGCGGGAACCGTCGGACCGGCCCTGCCGGGGATCGAAACGCGGCTCGAGCCGATCCAGGGCCTCGAGGGCTGCGGGCGCCTCCTCGTCAAGGGACCGAACGTGATGCTCGGATACCTCTTTGCCGACAGGCCCGGCGTGCTGGTGCCGACGGACGGCGGCTGGCACGATACGGGCGACATCGTTTCGATCGACGATGACGGATACGTCTCCATTCGCGGGCGTGTGAAGCGCTTCGCCAAGATCGGCGGAGAGATGGTCTCCTTCGCCGCAGTCGAGGCGATGGTGGCGCGGTGCTGGCCGGAGGGGAGCCACGTCGTCACTTCGGTTCCCGATGCGCGCAAGGGAGAACAACTCGTGCTCGTCACGGATTTCCAGGGCGCGGAACGCTCCGCCCTCGCCGCGCAGGCAAAGACGGAAGGGTTTCCCGAACTCTGGGTCCCCCGGAGCATCATCAAGGTGGCCGAAATCCCGGTGCTCGGCACCGGCAAGGTGAATTTCGGCGCGGTTCAGGACCTCGCCAAGGCAGCGGCGAAGGCGGCCTGACGCAGGGGACGTCAAGACCGCGTGCGAGGGGGCGCGGCGGCGAACTCGCAGGCGGACGGGGCCGGGGCTGGGACGAGAAAATCTGGCGGCAGCGGGCGGCACTCGGACATGGACGTTTCGACTCTGATCATCGGCGCTGGCGTGGTTGGCCTCGCGATCGCGCGACGGATGGCGCGATCCGGTCACGACGTCGTCGTCCTCGAACGCGATGGCGCATTCGGCGGCGGGGTGAGCGCCCGCAATTCGGAGGTCGTGCACGCCGGCCTCTATTATCCGACAGGCTCCCTCAAGGCGCGCCTCTGCATCGAGGGCCGGCGCCTCCTCTACGAGCACTGCGTCAGGCACGGGGTGGCGCACCGCCGCTATGGCAAACTCGTCGTGGCGACCGAGGAGACCGAAAGGCAAACACTGGAGGGGATCGCGCGACAGGCGGAGGAGAACGGCGTCGAGGAGTGCGCATGGATCGACGGCCGGGAGGCGGGCCAACTGGAACCGGATTTGCGGTGCGTCGCGGCACTGCACTCGCGCACGACCGGTGTCGTCAGCGCGCACGAACTGATGCTCTCACTCGTCGGCGAGGTCGAGGACCACGGGGGTGCGCTGGCGCTCAATTCGCCGTTCGAAGGCGCGCGGGCGCTCGCCGGCGGCGGTTTCGAAGTCCGGGTCGGGGGCAGCGAGCCGATGCGGCTCACGAGCCGGCTCCTCGTCAATGCCGCGAGCCTCGATGCGAGCGCGGTGGCACGCCGGATCGAGGGGCTGGCGGCGCAAGACATACCCGAGACGCGATATGCCAAGGGGCATTATTTCCAGCTCACCGGGCGCACGCCCTTCTCGCGGCTGATCTATCCCGTTCCGGTGCCGGGCGGGCTCGGCACGCACATCACCCTCGACCTTTCCGGGCGGGCGAAATTCGGTCCCGACGTGGCGTGGATCGAGGCGCCCGACTTCGCCTTCGACGAAGACCGGGCGGCGAGCTTCTATACCTCCGTCCGACGCTACTGGCCCGGGTTGCCGGATGGCGCACTCGCTCCCGATTATGTCGGCGTCAGACCGAAAATCTCGGGGCCCGGCGAGCCGCCGGCCGATTTTCGCATCGACGGGCCGGAGCGTCACGGGCTCGACGGCCTCGTCAATCTCTTCGGCATCGAATCACCGGGGCTGACCTCGGCCCTCGCCATCGCCGAGCACGTCGCGAGCCTCCTCGAGTGAGGCGCGCGAGCCGATTTCACTCCTTGACGTGGATAGCCCGGTCGGTGGTGCAGAGGCATTCGGCTCCGCGCTCGGTGATGAGGATCGGCTCGGTGATCTCGAGCCCGCCGTCGTCGAGCCAAAGGGCCGGCATGAAGTGGATGCACATGCCGGGGCGCAATTCGGTGCGGTCGCCACGACGCAGGCTCAACGTCCGCTCGCCCCAGTCGGGAGGATAGGACAGGCCGATCGAGTAGCCGGTGCGGCTGTCCTTCTGGAAGCCGTGGCG from Hyphomicrobiales bacterium encodes the following:
- a CDS encoding FAD-dependent oxidoreductase, which gives rise to MDVSTLIIGAGVVGLAIARRMARSGHDVVVLERDGAFGGGVSARNSEVVHAGLYYPTGSLKARLCIEGRRLLYEHCVRHGVAHRRYGKLVVATEETERQTLEGIARQAEENGVEECAWIDGREAGQLEPDLRCVAALHSRTTGVVSAHELMLSLVGEVEDHGGALALNSPFEGARALAGGGFEVRVGGSEPMRLTSRLLVNAASLDASAVARRIEGLAAQDIPETRYAKGHYFQLTGRTPFSRLIYPVPVPGGLGTHITLDLSGRAKFGPDVAWIEAPDFAFDEDRAASFYTSVRRYWPGLPDGALAPDYVGVRPKISGPGEPPADFRIDGPERHGLDGLVNLFGIESPGLTSALAIAEHVASLLE